Proteins encoded within one genomic window of Arachis ipaensis cultivar K30076 chromosome B08, Araip1.1, whole genome shotgun sequence:
- the LOC107612621 gene encoding GDSL esterase/lipase At5g22810, producing MENHHSRYYLTFLLPVLALVVVVLNVSNAQPLVPALFIFGDSVVDVGNNNQLHTIVKANFPPYGRDFKNHRSTGRFCNGKLASDFTAENLGFTSYPPPYLNLRVKGNNLLNGANFASAASGYYDFTAKLWDAIPLSQQLEHYKECQNILVEVAGQSNASSIISGAIHLVSAGNSDFIQNYYINPLLNKVYTADQFSDILIQHYANFIQNLYALGARRIGVTTLPPMGCVPAAITLFGSDSNVCVARLNTDALNFNMKLNSTSESLLRNLPGLKLVILDIYQPLYELVTKPSENGFFEARKACCGTGLVETAILCNKDSIGTCANASEYVFWDGFHPSESANKVLADDLIAAGISLIS from the exons ATGGAGAATCATCATTCAAGATATTACTTGACTTTCTTATTGCCTGTTCTAGCACTAGTAGTAGTAGTGCTGAATGTCTCTAATGCACAGCCTCTAGTTCCAGCATTGTTCATATTTGGTGACTCAGTGGTTGATGTTGGAAACAACAACCAACTACACACCATTGTCAAAGCAAACTTCCCACCTTATGGAAGAGACTTCAAGAATCACAGGTCAACTGGCAGGTTTTGCAATGGAAAACTTGCCTCAGATTTCACTG CTGAAAACCTTGGATTTACATCTTATCCACCACCTTACCTCAACTTAAGGGTCAAAGGAAATAACCTCTTGAATGGTGCTAACTTTGCCTCAGCTGCTTCTGGTTACTATGACTTCACAGCCAAATTATGG GATGCAATTCCATTGAGCCAGCAATTGGAACACTACAAAGAATGTCAGAATATATTGGTGGAAGTAGCAGGACAGTCAAATGCTTCATCAATCATATCTGGTGCTATACATCTTGTTAGTGCTGGCAACAGTGACTTCATTCAGAATTATTACATAAACCCTCTGCTTAACAAGGTTTACACTGCTGATCAGTTCTCTGACATTCTCATCCAACACTATGCCAATTTCATTCAG AATTTATATGCACTTGGAGCAAGGAGGATAGGTGTGACAACACTGCCTCCAATGGGTTGCGTGCCGGCCGCCATCACTCTATTTGGCTCCGATAGCAATGTATGTGTGGCGAGGCTAAACACCGATGCTCTTAACTTCAACATGAAGCTAAATTCCACATCCGAGAGCTTGCTGAGAAACCTTCCTGGCCTCAAATTGGTCATCCTTGATATCTACCAACCTCTCTATGAACTTGTCACTAAACCTTCCGAAAATG GTTTTTTTGAAGCAAGGAAGGCTTGTTGTGGAACAGGGTTGGTAGAGACAGCTATATTGTGCAACAAGGACTCCATAGGAACATGTGCCAATGCATCCGAGTATGTATTCTGGGATGGTTTTCATCCATCGGAGTCTGCAAACAAGGTTTTAGCTGATGATTTGATTGCTGCTGGGATCTCTCTCATATCCTAA